Proteins encoded within one genomic window of Thiothrix litoralis:
- a CDS encoding heparinase II/III family protein → MNRQLSKARTMLALGIPNLARVLGYRLGVKLGINPVRRIRENLPTGEFFKKIPLNPPFSKGEAENSSASLAPPLIRGGWEGFLLHFGWHAIQHQAPPNWHQNPFNGVTVPNPERPWWQIPDFDPKLGDIKTVWEASRFDWVLHFAQQAVQGNETALNDLNHWLSDWCTHNPAYYGVNWKCGQEASIRVMHLAFAALLLQQHQQASPALQTLIKAHLQRIAPTIHYAIAQDNNHGTSEASALFIGGSWLNQLGDNAGLKWQNLGRKWLENRAKRLIEADGSFSQYSVNYHRVMLDTYSMAEHWRQCLNLPPFSATLYQQLQRATHWLYHMVQVETGDAPNLGANDGARLLPLSDTDYRDYRPSVQLTMALFCQKSAFLPPSPLAGGEAPRSSGWDGLGMGGSSASWNEPLHWLNIPVPQQQTQQPLSMHFPNGGYSLLRKGRTFALLRIPNFRFRPSQADALHLDLWLNGENLLRDAGTYSYNAGDETTQYFGGTASHNTIQFDDRDQMPRLSRFLFGEWLTAQDITPVHEIDDTVIATAGYRDYQKAYHHRTVSLSPQRLSVTDKVADFKHKAVLRWRLQPGEWQINGLTVNNGKHHVSINSTVPIIRFEITQGWESRYYLQKTALPVLEIEIHQAAELTTEYHFNP, encoded by the coding sequence GTGAACCGACAACTCAGCAAAGCCCGTACCATGCTGGCGTTGGGCATTCCCAACTTGGCACGGGTTTTAGGTTATCGCTTAGGCGTAAAACTGGGCATCAACCCAGTCAGACGCATACGGGAAAACCTGCCTACAGGGGAGTTTTTTAAGAAAATCCCCCTCAATCCCCCTTTTTCAAAGGGGGAGGCAGAGAATAGCAGCGCATCTCTTGCTCCTCCCCTGATAAGGGGAGGCTGGGAGGGGTTTCTTCTCCACTTCGGCTGGCACGCCATCCAACACCAAGCCCCCCCAAACTGGCATCAAAACCCCTTCAACGGCGTAACTGTCCCAAACCCGGAACGCCCTTGGTGGCAAATCCCCGACTTCGACCCCAAACTCGGCGACATCAAAACGGTCTGGGAAGCCTCCCGCTTTGACTGGGTTCTACACTTTGCCCAACAAGCCGTTCAAGGTAACGAAACAGCACTTAATGACTTAAACCACTGGCTATCTGACTGGTGTACCCATAATCCAGCTTACTACGGTGTCAATTGGAAATGCGGGCAAGAAGCCTCCATCCGCGTCATGCATCTCGCATTTGCTGCCCTACTCTTGCAACAGCACCAACAAGCCAGCCCAGCTTTACAAACACTCATCAAAGCACACCTGCAACGCATTGCCCCAACCATTCACTATGCCATTGCCCAAGACAACAACCACGGCACATCCGAAGCCTCCGCACTCTTTATCGGTGGGAGCTGGCTAAACCAACTAGGCGACAACGCAGGGCTAAAATGGCAAAACCTAGGGCGCAAATGGCTAGAAAATCGCGCTAAACGCCTGATCGAAGCGGATGGCAGTTTCAGCCAATACTCCGTCAATTATCACCGCGTCATGCTAGACACCTACAGCATGGCAGAACATTGGCGACAGTGTTTAAACCTGCCACCTTTCTCAGCCACCCTATACCAACAACTCCAGCGAGCAACCCACTGGCTTTACCACATGGTACAAGTCGAAACAGGCGATGCTCCCAACCTCGGCGCAAATGATGGAGCAAGACTACTGCCACTGAGCGATACCGATTACCGCGACTATCGCCCTTCAGTACAACTAACAATGGCGCTATTCTGCCAAAAATCAGCTTTCTTACCCCCTTCACCCCTTGCGGGGGGCGAAGCGCCGCGTTCAAGCGGCTGGGACGGGTTGGGGATGGGGGGGAGTTCAGCCTCATGGAATGAACCTCTGCACTGGCTAAATATTCCAGTTCCACAACAACAAACTCAACAGCCACTGTCCATGCACTTCCCTAACGGGGGGTATAGCCTATTAAGAAAAGGCCGCACATTTGCCTTATTACGCATCCCTAACTTCCGCTTTCGTCCCAGCCAAGCCGATGCACTGCATCTGGACTTATGGCTCAACGGCGAAAACCTATTACGTGACGCAGGCACTTACAGCTACAACGCAGGCGATGAAACCACCCAATATTTTGGCGGTACTGCCAGCCATAACACCATTCAGTTTGACGACCGCGACCAAATGCCGCGTCTTAGCCGCTTCCTGTTTGGCGAATGGCTAACAGCACAAGACATTACCCCCGTCCATGAAATCGACGATACCGTCATTGCTACCGCTGGCTACCGTGACTACCAAAAAGCTTATCACCACCGGACTGTCAGCCTCTCACCCCAACGATTGAGCGTCACTGACAAAGTAGCAGATTTCAAACACAAAGCCGTTCTACGCTGGCGTTTGCAACCCGGTGAATGGCAGATCAACGGATTAACGGTCAATAATGGCAAACACCATGTAAGCATTAACAGTACCGTGCCGATTATCCGTTTCGAGATCACCCAAGGCTGGGAATCCCGCTACTACCTACAAAAAACGGCGTTACCTGTCTTGGAAATAGAAATCCACCAAGCCGCTGAGTTGACCACGGAATACCATTTCAACCCATGA
- a CDS encoding SDR family NAD(P)-dependent oxidoreductase, which produces MSLLENKVALITGSARGIGLSTAKLFAKEGADVIISGRSTTALEKAQQQIIESHPDAKVTLVALDVANPESVKTAFQIIFKKFKRLDILVANAGILDDALIGMVTEKQIQNVFSPNTFGVIYCNQYASRLMSRNKSGSIINLSSIIGVEGNVGQTVYAGSKAAVIGITKSLAKELAPQNIRVNAIAPGFIDTDMARSIGEEKYAERVASIKMGRAGTAEEIAKVALFLASDLSSYVTGQVIGVDGGMLI; this is translated from the coding sequence ATGTCACTGTTAGAAAATAAAGTTGCTCTCATCACTGGAAGCGCCAGAGGAATCGGTCTATCTACCGCAAAACTTTTTGCGAAAGAAGGTGCTGATGTCATTATATCCGGTCGATCAACAACGGCCTTAGAAAAGGCACAACAACAAATCATAGAGTCTCACCCTGATGCCAAAGTCACTCTTGTAGCACTAGACGTAGCAAATCCCGAAAGCGTAAAAACTGCTTTTCAAATTATTTTTAAAAAATTTAAACGATTAGATATACTCGTTGCCAATGCTGGCATTCTTGATGATGCATTGATTGGCATGGTGACTGAGAAGCAAATTCAGAATGTATTTTCTCCTAATACATTTGGGGTAATTTACTGCAATCAATATGCAAGTCGATTAATGTCAAGAAACAAAAGTGGTAGCATAATAAACTTATCTTCGATTATTGGTGTAGAAGGCAATGTAGGGCAAACAGTCTATGCAGGCAGTAAAGCTGCTGTTATTGGCATTACCAAATCTCTAGCGAAAGAACTTGCACCACAAAATATCAGGGTCAATGCCATTGCCCCCGGCTTTATAGACACAGATATGGCGCGTTCTATTGGTGAGGAAAAGTATGCTGAACGTGTGGCCTCAATAAAAATGGGTCGTGCTGGCACAGCAGAAGAAATAGCAAAAGTTGCACTATTTTTAGCTTCCGATTTGTCTTCCTACGTCACAGGACAAGTCATTGGTGTTGATGGAGGAATGCTCATATGA
- a CDS encoding LuxE/PaaK family acyltransferase has protein sequence MHNDASYFDWPVYGLSEAEKSLLLADNLKNLTIHHAENCPEYQRILSASNYSFKNHVEIANIPFIPVRLFKQHKLMSIPAEEVFKTLTSSGTTSQQVSQIILDRDTATAQTKALVLILQQFLGKKRLPMLIIDHPSVIKNKVSFSARGAGILGLSNFGRDHTYALNDDMSPNIEAIQTFMEKHQNERVFIFGFTFMIWKYFFQTLKDTQHSLHFQDAILIHSGGWKKLIDEAVDNTVFKSSLQEAFNIQSIHNFYGMVEQVGSIFMECEHGYLHTPAFADILIRDAQNWSILPVSSKGLVQVLSILPNSYPGHSLLTEDIGELIYVDNCPCGRKGKAFLIHGRIAKAELRGCSDTHAAEAGNNSNER, from the coding sequence ATGCACAATGACGCTTCTTACTTCGACTGGCCTGTGTATGGACTATCTGAAGCAGAAAAATCTTTGCTGTTAGCAGATAACTTAAAAAACCTAACAATACATCACGCGGAAAATTGCCCAGAATATCAACGTATTTTATCTGCTAGTAATTATAGTTTTAAAAACCATGTTGAAATAGCAAATATACCTTTCATTCCTGTTAGGCTTTTCAAACAACATAAACTAATGTCTATCCCTGCTGAAGAGGTATTTAAAACACTAACTTCATCGGGAACAACTTCACAACAAGTTTCCCAAATTATTCTGGATAGGGACACCGCTACCGCACAAACTAAAGCACTTGTACTCATTCTTCAGCAATTTCTTGGCAAAAAAAGATTGCCAATGCTCATTATTGATCACCCTAGTGTGATAAAAAATAAGGTATCTTTTTCTGCTCGTGGTGCAGGCATTCTTGGTCTTTCCAACTTTGGTCGAGATCATACTTATGCCTTGAATGATGATATGTCTCCTAATATTGAAGCCATACAGACTTTCATGGAGAAACACCAGAATGAGCGAGTTTTCATATTTGGTTTTACCTTTATGATCTGGAAGTATTTCTTTCAGACACTCAAAGACACCCAGCATAGTTTACACTTTCAAGATGCTATCCTTATTCATAGTGGTGGTTGGAAAAAACTTATTGATGAAGCTGTAGATAATACAGTCTTCAAAAGCAGTTTACAGGAAGCATTCAATATTCAATCTATTCACAACTTCTATGGCATGGTTGAGCAGGTCGGTTCCATTTTCATGGAATGTGAACATGGTTATTTACACACACCTGCTTTTGCCGACATCCTTATTCGGGATGCTCAAAACTGGTCTATCTTACCTGTTAGCTCAAAGGGCTTAGTTCAAGTATTATCAATTTTACCAAACAGTTACCCAGGACATAGCCTTCTCACTGAAGATATAGGTGAATTAATATATGTGGATAATTGTCCTTGTGGACGCAAAGGAAAAGCATTTCTTATACACGGACGCATAGCAAAAGCTGAACTAAGGGGATGCAGTGATACCCATGCAGCAGAGGCAGGAAATAATTCTAATGAACGTTAA
- a CDS encoding sugar transferase, with protein MKRTTDFIAALCLLILFSPILLIVAFFVSRKLGSPVLFSQVRPGLYEKPFRMIKFRTMTDARDANGKPLPDSIRLTPFGKFLRSSSLDELPGLWNVLKGDMSLVGPRPLLMEYLPRYTPRQARRHAVRPGITGWAQVNGRNAISWNQKFKLDVWYVDNQSFWLDLKILLLTVKKVFVREGISAEGEATMPKFTGS; from the coding sequence ATGAAACGTACAACTGACTTCATAGCAGCGTTATGCCTGCTCATTCTGTTCAGCCCAATCTTGCTGATCGTAGCGTTCTTCGTAAGCCGCAAACTTGGCTCACCCGTTTTGTTTTCACAAGTGCGACCCGGCTTATACGAAAAACCTTTCCGCATGATCAAATTTCGCACCATGACTGATGCCCGCGACGCCAACGGCAAGCCACTACCAGACTCCATACGCCTCACCCCATTCGGCAAGTTCCTCCGCTCCAGCAGCCTCGACGAACTTCCCGGATTGTGGAACGTCCTCAAAGGCGATATGAGTCTAGTCGGCCCTCGCCCCCTATTAATGGAATACCTGCCACGTTACACTCCAAGGCAAGCACGTCGCCACGCAGTACGACCCGGCATCACTGGCTGGGCACAAGTCAACGGGCGCAACGCCATTAGCTGGAATCAAAAGTTCAAACTCGATGTCTGGTACGTCGATAACCAATCCTTCTGGTTAGATCTAAAAATCCTGCTCCTGACCGTGAAAAAAGTCTTCGTGCGCGAAGGCATCAGTGCCGAAGGCGAAGCCACCATGCCCAAATTCACCGGGAGCTGA
- a CDS encoding acyl carrier protein has protein sequence MQNAEKLYATFSQALGISLSRINDELKYNSIPEWDSVAHMALIAEIETTFDIMLDTDDIIDMSSVSKAKEILSKYEVDFQS, from the coding sequence ATGCAAAACGCTGAAAAACTTTATGCAACATTTTCACAAGCACTAGGAATCTCTTTAAGTCGCATTAACGATGAACTTAAATACAATAGCATTCCTGAATGGGACTCAGTTGCACACATGGCTTTAATTGCAGAAATTGAAACTACATTTGATATTATGTTAGATACTGACGACATTATTGACATGAGTTCAGTGAGCAAAGCCAAAGAAATTCTTTCAAAATATGAAGTTGACTTCCAGAGCTAA
- a CDS encoding PglD-related sugar-binding protein produces the protein MPFITQEKASSVVIAGAGGFGLEILDYLEQELYSTNITIAGFIDDNPLSIQSLNLDYPYLGSITDFQPSNEQQVVIVAIGSTKARPLVLQKLWNNGVVTPTYIHSTALVSPTAQLGQAVIVCPFSIVNRNAVVKDGTVINVHCSVGHSASIGSYSILSPYAALNGDASIGDNCFLGTRSTIYPQISIGDMCIVDSHTGVRTHAENRHMISSRGTYQSCRIR, from the coding sequence ATGCCTTTCATTACCCAAGAAAAAGCTTCATCAGTCGTCATCGCCGGTGCAGGTGGATTTGGTTTAGAGATCCTTGATTATTTAGAACAAGAACTTTATAGCACAAACATTACTATTGCTGGTTTTATTGATGACAACCCATTAAGCATACAATCTCTTAATCTTGATTATCCCTATCTAGGAAGCATTACTGATTTCCAACCAAGTAATGAACAACAAGTTGTTATTGTTGCCATTGGCTCGACCAAAGCTAGACCATTAGTACTACAAAAACTATGGAACAATGGAGTAGTAACACCTACTTATATTCACTCAACAGCACTAGTCTCCCCAACTGCACAATTAGGACAAGCGGTCATAGTTTGCCCATTTTCTATTGTTAACAGAAATGCTGTTGTAAAAGATGGAACAGTTATAAACGTACATTGCAGTGTCGGGCATAGTGCATCCATTGGCAGTTACTCGATATTATCTCCTTATGCAGCACTCAATGGTGATGCATCCATCGGTGATAATTGCTTCCTTGGTACTAGATCAACCATCTATCCACAAATAAGTATCGGCGATATGTGTATAGTAGATTCCCACACTGGTGTACGTACTCACGCCGAAAATCGCCACATGATCTCCTCGCGTGGCACATATCAAAGTTGTAGAATTCGTTAA
- a CDS encoding AMP-binding protein yields the protein MNFAKNLENFGDNIALQFEDGTTNSYLDLATIADDILTLENAPEQRTKALVAIECENGLPVIAGYLSVLRNDFPTILVDNKLDDGLRNRLYKHYNISHVWKAHGSWEKLTNTPPTVHPDVAIMLSTSGSTGTPKLVKLTKSNLQANADSICEYLAITQDERPITTLPIHYSYGLSVLNTHLNVGATILVTNEPITSRNFWELFKNYNATSFAGVPTNYAMLKQLRFERMELPSLRTMTQAGGRLAPDMIQWFAKLSIEKSRQFFVMYGQTEATARISYVPFQRLLEKIGSIGTSIPMGELYIIDEYGAKITESNKSGELCYKGANVMMGYAETPDDLALPDTLNGVLHTGDLAYRDDDGFYYIAGRLKRFIKIFGNRVSLDEIEYQLHEDGYHATVTGQDDLLVIAVVKVYSSSKMEDQLKQHITSRYHFHHSAIRIISVDSIPLSSAGKIQYATLLEIALQTLSGK from the coding sequence ATGAACTTTGCCAAGAATCTGGAAAACTTTGGCGATAATATCGCCTTACAATTTGAAGATGGCACAACCAACAGTTATTTGGATTTGGCAACGATTGCTGATGACATATTGACTCTGGAAAATGCGCCAGAGCAAAGAACTAAAGCATTAGTTGCTATTGAGTGTGAAAATGGTTTACCTGTCATTGCAGGCTACTTAAGTGTGCTAAGAAATGATTTTCCAACAATTCTTGTTGATAATAAACTTGATGACGGTTTACGTAATAGACTCTATAAACATTACAATATCTCCCATGTATGGAAAGCGCATGGCTCTTGGGAAAAGCTGACAAATACGCCTCCCACAGTCCACCCTGATGTTGCGATTATGCTGTCGACTTCAGGAAGCACTGGCACACCCAAATTGGTTAAACTAACCAAAAGCAACCTACAAGCCAATGCAGACTCTATTTGTGAGTATCTAGCCATCACCCAAGATGAACGACCGATTACCACACTGCCCATCCATTACTCTTACGGACTATCAGTCCTGAATACTCATCTAAATGTCGGTGCTACTATTCTGGTGACTAATGAACCGATTACTTCACGTAACTTTTGGGAGTTGTTCAAAAACTATAATGCAACAAGTTTTGCGGGTGTACCAACCAATTATGCCATGTTGAAACAACTGCGTTTTGAGCGTATGGAACTACCCTCTTTACGTACCATGACTCAGGCAGGTGGACGCTTAGCTCCAGACATGATTCAATGGTTTGCTAAACTTTCGATAGAAAAATCACGACAGTTTTTTGTTATGTATGGGCAAACCGAAGCTACTGCGCGTATTTCTTACGTACCATTTCAACGATTACTAGAAAAGATAGGCTCTATTGGTACATCCATTCCAATGGGCGAACTGTATATTATTGATGAATATGGCGCAAAAATTACAGAATCCAATAAAAGCGGAGAACTGTGTTATAAAGGTGCGAATGTCATGATGGGCTATGCTGAAACACCTGATGATCTTGCACTACCTGACACATTAAATGGGGTCTTGCATACTGGTGATTTGGCTTATCGAGACGATGACGGATTTTACTATATTGCAGGTCGCTTAAAACGTTTTATAAAAATCTTTGGTAATCGTGTTTCATTGGATGAAATTGAGTATCAGTTACATGAAGATGGTTATCATGCCACAGTCACAGGACAAGATGATCTACTTGTCATAGCTGTAGTAAAAGTGTATTCTAGCAGTAAGATGGAGGATCAATTAAAGCAACATATTACCTCTCGCTATCATTTCCATCACTCTGCTATTCGTATAATTAGTGTAGACAGTATACCACTTTCATCTGCTGGCAAAATCCAATATGCCACACTACTTGAAATTGCACTACAAACCTTATCAGGCAAATAA
- a CDS encoding glycosyltransferase family 4 protein: protein MKVLYFHQHFSTPKGATGIRSYAMAKKLVATGHEVTMVCGSYGGGNTGLPQSFVHGRREGIVDGIHIIEFNLAYSNQDSFLKRTWLFVKFALKSIGIAFTHQYDVLFATTTPLTAGIPGIFARWLRGKPFVFEVRDLWPELPREMGVIKNPIVLWLMGILEWLSYRSAHKLIGLSPGIVDGIARLGVKRENIAMIPNGCDLQIFADKSQTWRPHGVSASDLMAVFTGTHGMANGLDSVLDAAAILKQRGRNDIKLVLIGQGKLKPTLQARAQAEGLDNIVFHPPVDKQKLAGLMASTDVGLQILSNIPAFYYGTSPNKFFDYIAAGLPVLNNYPGWLANMITEYQCGFTVPPDNSETFADALENAAAQRDFLKIMGANARQLAETQFDREQVSAQFVDWLEQSASK, encoded by the coding sequence ATGAAAGTTTTATATTTCCACCAACACTTCTCAACCCCCAAAGGCGCAACGGGCATCCGCTCTTATGCGATGGCAAAGAAATTAGTCGCAACTGGACATGAAGTCACCATGGTCTGTGGCAGTTATGGTGGTGGTAACACAGGCCTTCCCCAATCATTTGTACACGGACGAAGGGAAGGCATAGTTGATGGCATTCATATCATTGAATTCAACTTAGCCTATTCCAACCAAGACAGCTTCCTGAAGCGCACGTGGCTATTCGTAAAATTTGCACTAAAAAGTATCGGCATTGCATTTACTCACCAATATGACGTGCTATTTGCCACCACCACCCCACTGACTGCCGGTATTCCTGGTATTTTCGCACGCTGGCTACGCGGTAAACCGTTTGTATTTGAAGTACGCGACTTGTGGCCGGAGTTACCCCGTGAAATGGGTGTCATCAAAAATCCAATCGTGCTATGGCTGATGGGTATACTCGAATGGCTCTCATACCGCTCTGCACATAAGCTGATTGGCCTCTCCCCAGGTATTGTGGATGGAATTGCACGGCTTGGCGTAAAACGTGAAAATATCGCCATGATCCCCAACGGTTGCGACCTGCAAATATTCGCTGACAAAAGCCAAACATGGCGACCTCACGGTGTCAGTGCTAGTGATCTAATGGCCGTTTTCACTGGCACACACGGTATGGCGAATGGATTAGATTCGGTTCTGGATGCCGCAGCCATTCTAAAACAACGCGGTCGTAACGATATTAAGCTTGTCCTGATTGGTCAAGGCAAGCTCAAACCAACCTTGCAAGCACGTGCCCAAGCAGAAGGTTTGGACAATATCGTGTTCCATCCTCCTGTCGATAAACAGAAGCTGGCTGGATTGATGGCAAGTACAGATGTAGGGCTACAAATTCTGTCTAATATTCCGGCATTTTATTACGGTACATCACCCAACAAATTTTTTGATTATATTGCAGCTGGTCTACCTGTGTTAAACAACTACCCTGGCTGGCTGGCGAATATGATCACGGAATACCAATGCGGTTTTACCGTTCCCCCTGATAATTCCGAAACATTTGCAGATGCATTAGAAAATGCCGCAGCACAACGTGACTTTCTGAAAATAATGGGAGCAAATGCCCGTCAATTAGCAGAAACACAATTTGACCGTGAACAGGTATCAGCTCAGTTTGTGGATTGGCTGGAACAATCAGCATCAAAGTGA
- a CDS encoding acyl-CoA reductase: protein MNVNYILPNIIKPEQLADIALLKPFSKEILTFIDQLSLALLRSPIARNEPELTALAFWMRKSNIEKIRLAMQEKIGEAFLTPRGTVFHIAPSNVDTIFIYSWFLSMLVGNRNIVRLSSKESIQTEILIQHLYELVSLPEHKQIAERNILVRYSPNDDITARLSSFCDVRTIWGGDSTVQQIRRTPIPPTAIDIAFANKYSLALIKASKWLDTSPSDKKKLAELFYNDSYWFDQMACSSPRLVLWIGDLESSKLASNDFWSNLKSIIQVKHKRFADADYVNKFVATNNLAITSKINVQATENNDLIRIWLEEPALHIDDHCGSGLFFESCLNTIDNLHPLLKRSIQTVTYAGFTKKEILAFLEKQPPLGIDRIVPFGQALYFSSTWDGFDLLRTFMREITIS, encoded by the coding sequence ATGAACGTTAACTACATATTACCCAACATCATAAAACCAGAACAATTAGCAGATATAGCGTTATTGAAGCCATTTTCTAAAGAAATTTTGACGTTCATAGATCAGTTATCGCTTGCCTTGTTAAGATCACCTATTGCTCGTAACGAACCAGAGCTGACTGCTCTTGCTTTCTGGATGCGAAAATCTAACATTGAGAAAATTCGCCTAGCCATGCAGGAAAAGATAGGTGAGGCGTTTTTAACACCACGGGGTACTGTTTTTCATATTGCTCCATCTAATGTTGATACCATCTTTATTTACTCTTGGTTCTTATCCATGCTGGTTGGAAATCGCAACATTGTGAGACTCTCCAGTAAAGAATCCATTCAAACTGAAATATTAATTCAACATTTATATGAATTGGTATCGTTACCAGAACATAAGCAGATTGCCGAGCGTAATATTCTAGTCAGATACTCTCCAAATGATGACATTACTGCAAGGCTATCCTCGTTTTGTGATGTACGTACTATTTGGGGAGGAGATTCAACTGTTCAGCAAATCAGACGCACACCTATACCTCCAACAGCTATTGATATAGCATTTGCCAACAAATATTCTTTGGCATTAATTAAAGCATCTAAGTGGCTCGATACTTCACCAAGCGACAAGAAAAAGTTAGCTGAATTATTTTACAATGATTCTTATTGGTTTGATCAAATGGCGTGTTCTTCACCACGATTAGTCTTATGGATAGGTGATTTAGAAAGTTCCAAATTAGCCAGCAATGACTTTTGGTCAAATTTAAAAAGCATTATACAAGTTAAACATAAGCGATTTGCAGATGCTGATTATGTGAATAAATTCGTAGCTACTAATAACCTAGCAATTACCAGTAAAATCAACGTTCAGGCTACAGAGAACAATGATCTTATCAGGATTTGGCTTGAAGAACCTGCTTTGCATATTGATGACCATTGTGGATCTGGGTTATTTTTTGAAAGCTGCTTAAACACTATTGATAATCTTCACCCATTACTAAAGCGATCAATACAAACCGTCACTTATGCTGGATTTACAAAAAAAGAAATTCTCGCTTTTCTTGAGAAACAACCTCCTTTAGGAATAGACCGCATTGTACCTTTTGGGCAAGCCCTATATTTTTCATCAACGTGGGATGGTTTTGATTTATTAAGAACTTTCATGCGTGAAATAACCATTTCATAG
- a CDS encoding class I SAM-dependent methyltransferase — MSQTNKQTNKQTNKQTNKQTNKQTNKQTNKQTNKQTNKQTNKQTNKQTIQCPSCHFETLTMKTRCRDLDVYECNNCSLTFTWPLLSGEEEDTGNENSSITEKDFYDGLLKSHDIQSKIAIQKAPLMLSEYSKIMNRKPSSILELGCGTGQYSDAWNRLNVRWLGVEVNKTMLEFCQEKQKNVVTFENFSKSTELFDVIFLSQVLEHILEPDNFIKMLFSRLANGGIIHIDVPNHDGLISIIRKINPINPDYGFIQPKHHLIAYNKKSLSILLKNSGFNIINLKPYVNNDPTYGQLNLCTRQFS; from the coding sequence ATGTCCCAAACAAACAAACAAACAAACAAACAAACAAACAAACAAACAAACAAACAAACAAACAAACAAACAAACAAACAAACAAACAAACAAACAAACAAACAAACAAACAAACAAACAAACAAACAAACAAACAAACAAACAATTCAATGCCCTAGCTGTCATTTTGAAACATTAACGATGAAAACTCGCTGCCGAGATCTGGATGTTTATGAATGTAATAACTGCTCACTTACATTCACCTGGCCGTTATTAAGTGGTGAAGAAGAAGATACTGGAAATGAAAACTCTTCTATTACTGAAAAAGATTTTTATGATGGTCTTCTAAAAAGTCATGACATACAAAGCAAAATAGCTATACAAAAAGCTCCATTAATGCTATCTGAATACTCTAAGATAATGAATCGCAAGCCATCGTCAATTTTAGAGCTAGGCTGTGGCACAGGTCAATACTCAGATGCATGGAATAGATTAAACGTAAGATGGCTTGGTGTCGAAGTGAACAAAACCATGTTGGAGTTTTGTCAGGAGAAACAAAAAAACGTCGTAACATTTGAGAACTTTTCTAAGTCGACAGAGCTATTTGATGTCATTTTTTTATCTCAAGTGCTTGAACATATTTTAGAGCCTGACAACTTTATTAAAATGTTGTTTTCGAGATTGGCCAATGGTGGAATTATTCACATTGACGTACCAAATCATGACGGTTTAATATCAATCATAAGAAAAATAAATCCAATAAATCCAGACTATGGATTTATTCAACCAAAGCATCACTTAATTGCCTACAACAAAAAATCACTCAGTATTTTATTAAAAAATTCAGGATTTAACATAATTAACTTAAAGCCGTATGTGAACAATGACCCGACTTATGGACAGTTAAATCTCTGTACACGACAATTTTCCTAA